Below is a window of Dictyostelium discoideum AX4 chromosome 1 chromosome, whole genome shotgun sequence DNA.
TATAACTCTGATGGTATTGATGATATTGTaagtaatattatattaaatcaattattattattattattattattattattattattattattattattattattattattattattattattattattatcattatttttaacttttaaataaCTCTATTCTATCAGACAGCAGCTATATTAGCAACAGGTTCATATTTAGATATTTATACAATATATGGTCAAACTTCGATTGgttcaatttcaataattagTAAATTATTTCAACCAAATCCAATGTCAAActcaatttataaattatttgaaaataatattaattcagaAGTTGGACAATGCGCAATTAGAATTGTTACattaacaattgaaaatccaGCAAATGAAgatcaatttattattaatcctAGTTTCGATAGTTCAATATATTCAataacatttaataataatacaagagttagaattgaattaatattatttggtgatgaGAGTAAATCAATTGCAAATGATGTTTTACCAAAAATAACAGTTTCATTGTCACCTCAGCTATTTAATAGAACTATATTAATGAAATATGGTAATCAAgtacaatcaattaaattcattggtCAACCAAATGCAAATTGTGATACAAAATGTTTAAATGGAGGTACTTGTAATCCACTCACTGGTTGCCAATGTATAAATGATCATTATGGTGATTATTGTGAATTAAAAGATTGTACAGTTCCACAATGTTTAAATGGTGGTTCATGTAATACAACAGTTGGTGAATGTTCATGCACTCAAGGTTATGAAGGTACGGATTGCAGTGGTATTAGTTGTTCAGCTTCATGTTCAAATGGTGGTTCATGTAATACTACAGTTGGTGAATGTTCATGTCCTCAAGGTTATGAAGGTGTAGATTGCAGTGGTATTAGTTGTTCAATTTCATGTTTAAATGGTGGTTTATGTAATACTACAGTTGGTGAATGTTCATGTATTAATGGCTTTTATGGTGATGATTGTGATACAAAGGATTGTACAGTTCCACAATGTTTAAATGGTGGTTCATGTAATACTACAGTTGGTGAATGTTCATGCACTCAAGGTTATGAAGGTATAGATTGTAGTGGTATTAGTTGTTCAGTTTCATGTTTAAATGGTGGTTTATGTAATACTACAGTTGGTCAATGTCAATGTATAAATGACTTTTATGGTGATAATTGTGGTACAAAGGATTGTGCAGTTCCACAATGTTCAAATGGTGGTTCATGTAATACTACAGTTGGTGAATGTTCATGCACTCAAGGTTATGAAGGTATAGATTGTAGTGGTATTAGTTGTTCAGTTTCATGTTTAAATGGTGGTTCATGTAATACAACAGTTGGTCAATGTCAATGTATAAATGACTTTTATGGTGATAATTGTGGTACAAAGGATTGTACAGTTCCACAATGTTTAAATGGTGGTTCATGTAATACTACAGTTGGTGAATGTTCATGCACTCAAGGTTATGAAGGTATAGATTGTAGTGGTATTAGTTGTTCGGTTTCATGTTTAAATGGTGGTTTATGTAATACTACAGTTGGTCAATGTCAATGTGTTGAAGATTATGATGGCGATGGTTGTGGTtctgataataaaaagaaaacaaatattGGTGTTATCATTGGCCCAATTCTAGGTGGTCTTGCACTAATTgcaattattgttgttgcaattgttttaattaaaaagaagaagaatggaaattcaaaaaaaaatacaaataacaTTGAATTAAGACCTCAAGGTTCCACTGTTGATATTCAAATGGGTGGtagaattaaaaatcttgataaattttaaatttaaaaagagattattttaaatcaattctgttgtattattattgttttttacttccaaaaaaaaaaaaaaaaaaaatttttgatcaaaatgattataataaaaaccGCAGgggttatttttaaaaataatttgaaaaaattcagtgatttcattttattattatttttttttttttcttatttttttttttgtttttttttttttttttttttaataattttgtaaaataaaaataactctTATAAATTAcatgttgtattattattttaaaatttgtaaataaataaataaataaataaatataaaaaaaaaaaaaaaaaaaaaaaaaaaaaaaaattatacaataataataataataataataataataataataataataataataataattgatggGAAAACTAATTTTATCATGGGgtggatttttaaaaaagatgattTTGTCCTAGGTTGGATTTAGAATggcaattaaaaaatatttaatttttttaaaaaaaattggtttaataattaatgaattatattggttgttttataatatttttttttttttttttttattttttatatcatcatttaaatttaatttctctatTGGTTTTCAATAACGTTATATATGTATTGGAAATTCAAACAagtataaaaattaaattaaaagaattttattttatttaaaaaaatcttattaaaaatttaaaaaatatctgaaAATCCAACACACTcccattttatttaaaatttaattttatttgtttattatttatttaaaataagttttttgtaatgaattaaaaaaaaaaaaaaaaaaaaaaaatattacaaaataaattgaatttttttttttatttattaattattaataaatttttaaaaaatataaaacttattttgtttaaaaagaaaaaaaaaaaaaaataatcaaattattatgaAAATGGAAATTTGGAaagtaatattttcaatttggtttttgttattccaaaattttgttttaagtGCCAAAAACGATGATAAGTAAATATGAAAATCTTTTTGTTTGATTA
It encodes the following:
- a CDS encoding hypothetical protein (Similar to Mus musculus (Mouse). tenascin X); this encodes MTEKYKVNFFYILFLFYILNYNFNVVISIFPTSFSQINSTNGFLISEGRSLISITHGDLNGDGNDDLIYAKHSEGLYVFYGPLASNFDFQTDISKINGSNGFIFLNTTVLMYRIAVGDINNDGFDDIAFFLNIMPGKLCVIYGTDQIISPSTFSTVNGNNGFYISHVSSSNIAFGLVRSIIDFNGDSIKDLFVSASIGTYVSTGTPISYMIFGINGGKFQVNSQFEFDPSTLNGSNGFLINNFNSYAAYPYDMNNDGIGDIIINRGHIAIDIIYGSRGPFTSPYIPVYDGVKGTSFSFLGCSTNYNALPNAFGDFNNDGLNDFGILTKHTSGDYIAFLVWGKTEYPPTTTLSINLNPSDGLVIAVIGNTYNWAFSPRLGDINNDGFADFLINGNTDLPFTILYGNNKNYASNPIYLKDQVGDCSKMSINGYAEAIDIGDYNSDGIDDITAAILATGSYLDIYTIYGQTSIGSISIISKLFQPNPMSNSIYKLFENNINSEVGQCAIRIVTLTIENPANEDQFIINPSFDSSIYSITFNNNTRVRIELILFGDESKSIANDVLPKITVSLSPQLFNRTILMKYGNQVQSIKFIGQPNANCDTKCLNGGTCNPLTGCQCINDHYGDYCELKDCTVPQCLNGGSCNTTVGECSCTQGYEGTDCSGISCSASCSNGGSCNTTVGECSCPQGYEGVDCSGISCSISCLNGGLCNTTVGECSCINGFYGDDCDTKDCTVPQCLNGGSCNTTVGECSCTQGYEGIDCSGISCSVSCLNGGLCNTTVGQCQCINDFYGDNCGTKDCAVPQCSNGGSCNTTVGECSCTQGYEGIDCSGISCSVSCLNGGSCNTTVGQCQCINDFYGDNCGTKDCTVPQCLNGGSCNTTVGECSCTQGYEGIDCSGISCSVSCLNGGLCNTTVGQCQCVEDYDGDGCGSDNKKKTNIGVIIGPILGGLALIAIIVVAIVLIKKKKNGNSKKNTNNIELRPQGSTVDIQMGGRIKNLDKF